The following proteins are co-located in the Hypomesus transpacificus isolate Combined female chromosome 23, fHypTra1, whole genome shotgun sequence genome:
- the LOC124485386 gene encoding uncharacterized protein LOC124485386, with amino-acid sequence MSKQVFSFYPGRVVVVFRKGSHGYLLQDATEEAKRWKDSSVSLKDKSAPIKEEQMRARACSLVRDRGGDVSDQTEVLGEYTLQFGKYKGKLFRWLLENDVGYTLYLIKQFEKEQTAGMPLDGPSKDSLRSFVGYANSFKEIKAVLEYEARRTGAVSSVEEDQQVGFGRMPTRTWGDVWEGRADGFAAFVLSRTTTPGTSMDKLKRYLTKKTQEASMSSPLLASSQAVVMDEDEHLEQAMLNISPSKMVKQSSAALSSGASSSPRNKRPAGRGLFAYQLFGPRHDSWSMFMPRSWPC; translated from the exons ATGTCTAAGcaagtttttagtttttatcctgggagagtggtggtggtcTTTCGGAAGGGGTCACATGGCTACCTTCTCCAAGATGCAACTGAGGAAGCCAAGCGTTGGAAggactcctctgtctctctgaaggaCAAGTCAGCACCCATAAAGGAGGAACAGATGAGGGCAAGGGCGTGCTCTTTGGTCCGTGAccgagggggggatgtgtctgaccAAACTGAGGTGTTGGGGGAGTATACTTTACAGTTTGGAAAGTATAAGGGGAAATTGTTCAGATGGCTCCTTGAAAATGATGTGGGGTACACTCTGTACCTCATTAAACAATTTGAAAAGGAGCAAACAGCTGGCATGCCTTTGGATGGGCCTAGCAAAGACAGCCTGCGGTCCTTTGTAGGGTATGCCAATTCCTTCAAGGAAATCAAGGCAGTGCTGGAGTACGAGGCCAGGAGGACCGGGGCTGTCAGCTCAGTGGAGGAGGACCAACAGGTCGGCTTTGGCCGCATGCCAACAAGGACCTGGGGTGACGTCTGGGAGGGTAGGGCAGATGGCTTTGCAGCATTCGTTCTGTcccggaccaccactccgggaactagcatggacaaactgaaGCGGTACCTGACCAAGAAGACCCAGGAGGCAtccatgtcctctcctctgctcgccTCCAGCCAAGCCGTGG TCATGGATGAAGATGAACACCTGGAGCAAGCCATGCTgaacatctccccctccaagATGGTCAAGCAGAGCT CTGCTGCCCTGTCTTCGGGTGCATCTTCATCTCCCAGGAATAAGAGACCAGCAGGCCGAGGTCTCTTTGCGTATCAGTTGTTTGGACCAAGACATGACTCTTGGTCAATGTTCATGCCACGTTCCTGGCCTTGTTGA
- the LOC124485385 gene encoding uncharacterized protein LOC124485385, protein MPPHSAPSPATSAAVALPCPVPAAAGALPTPAPSTIPPPLHRKDQDVSQWNCSQNQKMWMKTEMESLGLWPGSRPVRHLMGMISLWRHPPQPELIDPVYDMPSPKYFQLHPFFIWKPEHAIMERVRNNYILPCLYGCSTPHVVSAGVGRPRVIIGTSGQYYILASRLNCKTCKRYWFADKPQWMEMLPQLFCNILPAFLTHKKAICKTVMDELCRTGRSATDMANQLNEALHLRYERAHLAYLLTVQNVQDGDSGLYGQKTITGTMRKDNTPDPFGTYDSTNGWCGVAISPRYLVDCLVHEYHRKEKTLTLVLQGTFGQVIRADHTRKVARKVVLSSGTMSSYSVMNENWMILSWVMLQSESDRSLEPMYEGLSHRYDSAGLPKAKYQWVDRDCCADFRIPNLDPQEHLHWDSWKTTEAVVTGATSGNLTNSCASRGKYSSDITVKLDLFHCMRRFSRECVSEHHTLHSTFCRFLSAAFCVVDQTDLQRLTEAYAFCGIRPANPTKQHIREHCRTKVPQPTELLERVESVLKQFFLETDPNGVYLFKPSMLKLWRLQRVHILRGCLSDPEEEDGILYRHGGTVQLNHVKGEGAAVPVWIPVRGTSQQEGFHAHQARWITGNCVSSELFQAQGMMGMARWNFQRLVDLKLPDVKLPAVFDPVLIMQLNVASERVTGHAKYPTLQLSHRDTGERFGLQYVEPGCRPVPLDWFKNRSQGADEEGAEEEEADRVVAYQPFITPEDNDDIFGEASGVLPQTTVQPVQSTSTQGLPTTPALPITANPRAARTMSIKAGGLLYVLDHSRWTEAMKEVIDGLIGIHQGSKDFLQRVDSDYAGLVQAASRDPNSLLHPTTKQHISQYVKHWAKRTNASTSLNTSPEKLLETQQLWQHLTAESETKSVPVVTIPPAAVHPPGRDPQEAPLTKAAIEDMVRDIVQKQTALQQQQQQQLGKKKTRNCLACGQPKSRYQGDGSSIHLFYQSGEVKYFYCSQRVHKLYAAEGLNDPRMPFEDFADTPFFGKELEAAKLRSAEARRMADLRGKRRAAEQQPSSRLCKFCRKPIKQGPESPHVYHSFRGVAGRYIYCPTRVLSLYKADGMNAEMTWGEFQQSAFYKAEKKRWAEEKGK, encoded by the exons ATGCCACCGcactctgctccatctcctgccaCGTCTGCTGCTGTCGCTCTACCCTGTCCTGTTCCAGCCGCAGCTGGTGCTCTACCTACCCCAGCTCCGTCTACCATCCCACCACCACTCCATAGGAAGGACCAAGACGTCAGCCAGTGGaactgctcccaaaaccagAAGATGTGGATGAAAACGGAGATGGAATCTTTGGGACTTTGGCCAGGATCTCGACCTGTACGACATCTGATGGGTATGATCTCCTTGTGGCGTCATCCACCCCAACCAGAACTCATAGATCCAGTCTATGATATGCCATCTCCCAAGTACTTCCAGCTACATCCATTTTTCATTTGGAAACCGGAGCATGCAAttatggagagagtgaggaacaaTTACATTTTACCCTGCCTCTACGGCTGCTCCACTCCCCATGTGGTTTCGGCAGGAGTTGGGCGACCCCGGGTCATCATTGGGACCAGCGGCCAGTACTACATCTTGGCCTCTCGGCTGAACTGCAAAACATGCAAGAGGTACTGGTTCGCTGACAAACCCCAGTGGATGGAAATGCTGCCACAACTCTTCTGCAACATCCTGCCAGCATTTCTCACCCACAAAAAAGCCATCTGCAAAACGGTAATGGATGAGCTATGTCGCACAGGGAGGTCGGCCACAGACATGGCAAATCAGCTAAATGAGGCTCTGCACCTACGGTACGAGAGGGCACACCTTGCCTATCTGTTGACTGTACAGAATGTGCAGGATGGTGACTCCGGCCTGTATGGGCAGAAGACCATCACAGGCACCATGCGGAAGGACAACACCCCTGATCCCTTTGGTACCTACGACTCGACCAATGGCTGGTGTGGGGTAGCCATCAGTCCCCGCTACCTAGTAGACTGCCTCGTACATGAGTACCACCGTAAGGAGAAGACCCTCACTCTTGTCCTGCAAGGCACTTTTGGGCAGGTCATTCGAGCTGACCACACTCGGAAGGTGGCCCGGAAGGTGGTGCTCTCATCCGGAACCATGTCCTCGTACTCCGTGATGAATGAGAACTGGATGATCCTGTCCTGGGTGATGCTTCAGTCAGAGAGTGACCGGTCGCTGGAACCCATGTACGAGGGGCTGTCTCATCGCTACGACTCAGCTGGACTGCCGAAGGCAAAGTACCAGTGGGTGGACAG AGACTGCTGTGCTGATTTCCGGATCCCAAACCTTGACCCCCAGGAGCACCTCCACTGGGATTCATGGAAAACCACGGAAGCTGTGGTGACGGGGGCAACATCTGGGAACCTGACCAACTCATGTGCCTCCCGGGGAAAGTACAGCAGCGACATCACTGTCAAACTGGACCTTTTCCATTGCATGCGGCGGTTCTCAAGGGAGTGCGTGTCAGAGCACCATACACTCCACAGCACTTTCTGCCGGTTCCTCAGTGCCGCATTCTGTGTGGTGGACCAGACCGACCTGCAGAGGCTGACGGAGGCATACGCCTTCTGTGGGATCAGGCCTGCCAATCCCACAAAGCAGCATATCCGGGAACACTGCCGGACCAAG GTACCACAACCtacagagctgctggagagagtggagagcgtCCTCAAACAGTTCTTCCTAGAGACAGATCCCAATGGTGTCTACCTCTTCAAGCCGTCCATGCTGAAGCTGTGGAGACTCCAGAGGGTGCACATCCTGAGAGGCTGCCTGAGTgatccagaggaggaggacgggatcCTTTACAGACACGGAGGAACAGTGCAGCTCAACCACGTCAAGGGTGAAGGAGCAGCTGTCCCAGTGTGGATCCCTGTGAGAGGAACCTCCCAACAGGAGGGTTTCCATGCGCATCAGGCACGGTGGATCACAGGCAACTGTGTTTCCTCCGAGCTCTTCCAGGCTCAAGGCATGATGGGCATGGCACGGTGGAACTTTCAGAGATTGGTGGATCTGAAGTTACCGGACGTGAAGCTACCTGCAGTCTTTGACCCAGTGCTCATCATGCAGCTGAACGTGGCATCGGAGAGGGtgaccggccatgccaaataccCTACACTGCAGTTgagccacagagacacaggggagagatTTGGCCTGCAGTATGTGGAGCCAGGCTGTCGCcctgtgcctctggactggttcAAGAACAGGTCCCAGGGGGCTGATGAAGAGggagctgaggaagaggaggctgacCGGGTGGTCGCCTACCAGCCCTTCATCACGCCAGAAGACAAT GATGACATCTTTGGTGAGGCTTCTGGAGTCTTGCCCCAGACCACAGTCCAGCCAGTCCAATCAACCTCCACTCAAG GTCTGCCAACGACACCTGCACTGCCCATCACAGCAAACCCGCGTGCTGCTCGCACAATGTCCATCAAGGCAGGCGGGCTTCTGTACGTCTTGGACCATTCCCGGTGGACAGAGGCCATGAAGGAGGTCATCGACGGCCTCATAGGAATCCACCAAGGGTCGAAGGATTTCCTGCAGAGGGTGGACAGTGACTACGCTGGCTTGGTGCAGGCTGCTTCCCGTGATCCCAATAGCCTGTTGCATCCAACAACAAAGCAACACATTTCACAGTATGTGAAGCATTGGGCAAAGCGGACCAACGCCAGCACGTCCCTGAACACCAGCCCAGAGAAACTCCTGGAGACGCAGCAGCTGTGGCAGCACCTGACGGCAGAGAGTGAGACCAAGAGCGTGCCGGTGGTGACCATACCACCCGCTGCGGTCCATCCACCTGGGAGAGATCCCCAGGAGGCCCCTCTGACCAAGGCTGCTATCGAGGACATGGTGCGGGACATAGTCCAGAAGCAGACGGCactgcaacaacaacagcagcagcagctgggcaAAAAGAAGACGAGGAACTGTCTTGCCTGTGGCCAGCCGAAGTCGCGATACCAGGGAGACGgttcctccatccacctcttCTACCAGTCTGGGGAGGTCAAGTACTTTTACTGCTCACAAAGAGTCCACAAGCTCTATGCAGCAGAAGGCCTGAATGACCCCAGAATGCCGTTTGAGGACTTTGCGGACACCCCTTTCTTTGGGAAAGAGCTTGAGGCAGCCAAGCTCAGGTCAGCAGAGGCACGGAGGATGGCTGATCTGCGGGGGAAACGGAGAGCGGCAGAACAGCAGCCCAGCAGTCGGCTCTGCAAGTTCTGCCGCAAGCCCATCAAGCAGGGGCCAGAAAGCCCCCATGTGTACCATTCGTTCCGGGGTGTGGCGGGCAGGTACATTTACTGTCCTACCAGGGTGCTGTCCCTGTACAAGGCAGATGGAATGAATGCTGAAATGACCTGGGGGGAGTTTCAACAATCAGCCTtctacaaggcagagaagaagaggtgggctgaggagaaggggaagtag